The Toxorhynchites rutilus septentrionalis strain SRP chromosome 1, ASM2978413v1, whole genome shotgun sequence genome contains the following window.
atttttggatatgttatgtaaaaaatctcagCTCTCAGAATGATAAAAATGTAGCACCCTTGGCTCCGTAAGCATAAaataaaaagcaaataaaatcaataataacaaaaacaaaatacaattttttttcgggaagggtaaatgatcttggcttgtccaatttggggtgtttttacgcaactagtaaatgcaaatcgatttttcttcatgaaaatcacacataatcgatacgagtttgggtttgttgaaaagccccaagtctctagttaccAATACTACCAtgaggtgttgaaattattcaaaattttatgttttttaacgattttccttaaagaagaattatgatcatggtttgcccaaaaaatggtcatggtttgtccggttttagaaatctccatttttgaatgaaaacattcgaattcacaagtagatgttgcatttatcattccttgagtttactgtcatcatattgattcattcataatttaggctttcttcagaatattgccttttctttggcattttagaagtgttcacctcaacacacttaACACAGAGAAACacaaggacacaataaacaaactgcagcgcgccaagcggttgccatagaaatcatgtggacaaaataacattattgaattggacaactcatgatcagaattgagttcatcaaaatgcggtaatttaatggtttagctatgtaaatccgatacaaatggtgagcaagcatgatgtttacaatatttataagtgttgtaatccagaaaaggtctgaatacgtgccaaataatcatctggtgatcgattaaaagttagctcgaatgaagggcgcattgacacaaatagaaggtgtattttataatccttaaaaacatgtgatttcgtaaaaatatactatcaaactactataaatcatgtaaaaggcaatttcatttatatgtttcgaaacattcgaaggccttatttgacacaggagcgctgaactagagcattcaaaaaagtgggcaaaccatgatcatattttcgactggacaaaccaaaatcatttaccttataacattcttccaaaaaagactagctaattgactttgatttgtatatcgatcatatgaatcggtccagtagttcaaaagttatgatttaaaaaaatgcattttcgctgttcggaatttgagacaaaagtgttcggaatatgagtcagtagcaaaaatggtgttcggaatttgagacaaatgtgattgaacattttttttagttttttaccatgaatatgtatttgtaaatcaacttTATtgcagtcaaatgaaaaagaagactCAATTGTATCCAACAATCAAtctaatttcgcgaaaaagtaccattttgagtaatgagacactgtttgatGACCATCAAAGCTGTtcggtgttcggaatatgagacaaaacggtattctggtctacacaaaggcaagcgaatacaaaagtactcgcagtttgcattcatTTGCAAAGCCCATTTCCCCAGAAACACTGGTATTGAAgactgtgttgaggaaacacatTGGGAACAgaaatgctcccgacttgcatgaatttgcaatgccaaattCCCCGCGCTCCATGGACACATGGAcacagtcggaacaaaaatacccccgactacTCCCGACTACTACtgctctccctactttcatgtgttcgcaaagccgatttctccaacgctgcatggttttgaagtctgtgtcagggaacatttttcggtgagaacagAAAACCCCCAactccatgtatttgcaatgctgatttccccaaggccgcttggttttgatgcctgtgttggggaaaccgtaaatcgggccaatcaaaacgaggcaacattttacagttattcaattgttagctaatgaaaaacaacaacgaTAGATGCGAGGCAATATTCctcatcaattgatgcaaacatccttccgatccagtaagaaatgttcgagttataacgACGTTGACGCGCCCCTTAGAGGGAAATAGtagtcgaaaaaatcaaaacagtaaagtaagtagaattagtctttcaaaaacttctccgccttctcaacagaatgcgactgaaattttgatatactgtcaaaacttcaatcgcatgaaaagcccagcaaaaatgaaggaaattcatcaaaatcttttacccgcttctttcaatgtaattcttgcaactgaaactggctgggacgaaagcgtaagaagcgaagaagtttttggaaataattttaacgtattccggcacgaccgcaacttatcgttatctcagaagaagtctggaggaggggtcctcattgccattaatgcaaatttcacttctgaggaacttataaccgaaaaacataaagaatttgagcatgtatgggcaaaattatctatagctggcgaagtacacatatttgcttctgtgtatttcccacccgaacatgcaaataaaaagtcgtatgaattattttttcagacggcaaatcgaattgcagaaacactagaaccagaagtgaaattgcatatctatggcgacttcaatcaaaataaagtagacttcattcccgataatgataatgaatgcattctactcccagtcgtcggggaaaatgaaaccctacaatatatatttgacgaaattgcacatctcggtcttaaccaaataaatcatgtaaaaaatttccaaaaatattatctagacctattattcactaacatcaccgacgacttttgtgtgaatgagtccatgactcctctttggaaaaatgaaaaatttcacacagcaattgaatactcaatctttatacataatagacaattgcccatcgactgggagtatgaagaagtaccggaatataacaagacgaactttgaagcaatcaaatgtagcctacaagccatagaatggcaaactttattaaacagcgaacgagatgtcaacttaactgtacatattcttcacgaaattctgaataacataatatcagaatttgtgccgaagaaaagaagacgaagaaattcaaccagcaaatatcctatttggtttaacgttcaaataagaaatctaaagaataaaaaacaaaaagcacataaaaaatacaaaatagacaaaagtcatcaaaatttgcttgaatatcaaaatatttcccaaaaattaaattttgcaattaaaagtgcacacgaagagtacaatagaaaggtcgaaactgaagtcaaatcatgcccgaagaaattctttaattacgtaaagtctaagctcaaaagcaataacttcccatcgcagatgcatctcgatgaggatgtgaggaattcttcgaacgaaatttgtaatctctttgcaaatttctttcaggaagtatataccacattttccgaagaaaatcgcgatcggaactacttttcatttttaccggattatccaaatgacatatcggtgaactatctttcacaacaggaaatatgccatgcactaaaaaaattagacggaacaaaaggaccaggacctgacggaatagcacctatattcctaaagaacctgactgaggaactcacccttcccttacattgcattttcaatatgtcactacaaactggaatattcccagaaaaatggaaacaatcttttttggtacctatctttaaatcaggcgctaaatctgacgtacgtagttatcgtggaattgccattatctcttacattcctaaactattcgaagcaatagtcaacgaaaaagtcttccaacaagtaaagaatagaattacgtgtatgcaacatggcttcttcaaaggccgttcaactgcaactaatctgttggcttttgtgacttttattttgaatgcaatggaaaatggcaaacacgtagaaactctttacactgacttcagtaaagcatttgaccgcatcgacattccattactactcttcaaattgcagaaaatagcaatggaacaaagactcctaaactggctcaattcttatctaacaaaccgtgaacaaattgttcattttcaaaattctctttcaaatccagtaaaagccacatcgggagtcccacaaggctctcatcttggtcctcttcttttcattctgtacgttaatgacatctccttcgttctcaagcgtatcaatgtacttgtgtatgccgacgacatgaagcttttcgcggaaattggaaatgaaaacgacatcgaagcatttcgaaacgaaatacatgtattccatacttggtgtgataaaaatctactaacactgaatgtgaaaaagtgcaactctataacatttagcagaaaaaaacatgtaccaaatattgtaatatgtcttggaaatcaaaatgtagaaaaatgtgaaatagttagagatctaggcgtcgtcctggactgtaaactcacattcaaagaacactacaactctctaataaataaggcgaatagtgtgttaagttttgtcaaacgcttctcacataacttccaggacccatacacaataaagcttttatatattacatatgtaaggcctattctggaatactgtaacatcgtttggaacccgtatatggtcgtacatgaagaacgcattgagtcagtccagaaacagtttcttctatttgcacttcgtaaactcaactggacctcatttccacttccttcatatgaagcacgttgcatgctcataaacatccaaacactaaaagaacgccgtgaatttacaatgctttcttttgttaatgacctaatttcgcaacgagtacagtcagctgaattactagaaaaactaaatttctatgtacctgggcgtcaactaagaacgcgaaatttgtttctaaccaaaacatccagaacaaattatgcaaataacgcccctatcaatcgcatgatgcgtatatacaatcagcactgcgaaataattgacacaacaatgaataaaaaacagctaaaaagaaacatgtaccgcaaaaataatatttaacctaagaaaacattgtaacattagtgtataagtgtgtagtctacatttgtttgacgaaatgaataaatatgcattcgaaatcttgcattttttcctgcatgttctgtgtttaggtttttattttaacccccaccccccatatattccgcttagacgtagtcccacgtcaaaaccttttttttgcgaGTGTAATATTTTAGTTGGCACCCATGGCTGCAAAGATATAATATGAGTCCAGCAACTCGATTGATATAGTGTATATTACTCTTTCCAGAGCATATTTCATATCCGAAAACGTTAAAAAAACTTCGAGAAATCATGGAATATCGTGTAAGCTATAGGCCAATATGCACCACTCAATGACAACTGAGACAAATTTTTTCCTCGGCTAATGGGACGTAATTTCTCACCTCGACCTTGCCAGCTCTCTAATTGCTTCTGCGTCCCTCTCGATATTTCTGATCAATCATCATATGTTGTCCCCCACTGCGCGAATGTGTGCGCGAGGAAGCATGAGACACACGACACGAGATAGCGCGCGCACATAGAATGAACACAACACAAAAATTAACACGCGGCACGAAGCTGTGTGCGCGAGATGTTTTTGTCTCACGTCACCCCTGCCTGACTCGCGCAATGCAATGAAATGATTTTTCCCAGGCAGTTGCAATTAAGTCATCAGTGGGATTGGTTCAGCGATTTGGAAGTATTTTGCGTTGATAGTTATTTTTGCTCGAGCGTTACCAACGCACCAACCGGGAATGTCTCGTGCGGAGTTTGAAGAGTTGCTCTTCTACGTGGTAGAGCTGAAGGATAAGCTGAACCATAAGTTGGACGAACAGTGCGCGAAGATTAATCACCAGGGTTCGATAATAAATCAGCAAGGGCAGATAGTGGACGAACTTTGCTGGCAGCTGAGAGAGCTGAGTGAGAAGGTTAGGGAATTGCGTGCCGAGAATCGTCGCATGAAGGAGCGGTTGGATCGATTCTGTCCGAAATGTAGTGGATGTTGTTGCGATTCCAGCACGTATCAGAACCACGTCGTGGAACAGTATAACGAACTTACGACAAAGTTGGAACTCGAGGGGGGAAAGTGTGAACCACCAGCAGCAGCTACTTCTGATAGTGATAAAAGTGTGCGAATCAACGAACCAAAGCAAGTGCAAAAAACCAATGAATACGCCCAAGTCGCGAAGAAACATGACATTGATGGGCGAGGTTCCAGTAAGAAAAAGTGGCATTTTGGCGGTAGCACCATTCGGAAAGAGGCCTCAGTGAACCCGAAATCAGCGGCCAGTAGTAAAACCACCTGGTACCTGGACGAGGGCAGCATTTACGAACCGATAGAGCTATCCGCGAAGCCATCCACCCGCGCCCAGTTGGAGAAAATAAGCGCCGAGGTTTCCAGCGTCCCTAAGCCTGCCCCACGGAGACTGTATACGGCAGCGGGTGTGGACAACCTGGCGCAATACTTTGGCGATGGCACGCGATCCGAAGAAGAGGACGACGGTGAGGACGTTATTTTGCGACCTTCTCGGGTTAAGCAATTCCACCTGGAGCACGAGAGGGGAAGCAGCAAGGTGGCATGCAGTCAGATTTCGGTGAGTTGCCGCTAATCTCATTGGTGGTTGCGATAATGGCGCGATTTTTGCGTAGCATTCGTTTGGGGGACTCGCCCACATACAATGTTGATGGGGGTTTGATGCATGACGTCATTATGTAGTAGATGAAGAGAAGAATGGCGATAAGAATTGTTCATGCGGCCTCAACTCCCCTTGTTTGCCGCATCATTTATTTATGTTGTGAAATGTTATCAGGTCCAAAAATATCAACAGATTGAgtgataagtttttttttgcgaagcTAGTTAATTCTAGAATATAATAATTCCctatcaaaaatgttttttcgaagCTTTTGACGTCATCTTTTAGGAGTAGTATATAAACCCAATTGTGTGTGTGCTGAGGTTTAATACACTTTACCGCACTTATTTCAACAAAAGAtgcggtgaccggaataaaatTGTTTCAGGGATAGCATTATTTTCTTCTCTCTTGACTTCGAGTTGTAACTTGGGTACAAACTTTGGGTTTGAATTTCTAATGATTCCGTCCTACCAGTGCCAACACAGAAACTTGAGTTTCAACTTCGAAACAAATTCTCCGGGTCCCTTCCGCTTGATTCATCAAATAACTTTGGGGGTGGGCAGACTTGCTTCAGCAGGCTGAGAGTTTGAAACATGTCGAATACTTCGTCATGATTGCTGAATAAGAATGTGTTCACTATGCGATTCAATCCAACTAATTTATCTAATGATTGAATTTGAGAAAATGATCAAAATAAATCAACATACAACAattccatgaaaaaaaatcgctctCGAATAAACGCTCCCCGGAGATCGCTCATACAGAGTGAAATaatgtatagtgaaaaaaaaaattaaacaatataTAATCGGATTCGCCatgtatgaaaaataaaaggtATTTAGAAGAACtttctaaaaaaatacaaaacagtaACAGAGTATGATTTTCTTATATAAAATTTGTTCTTGCTCCAGTAAGTTAATCCTGTGACACAACGATAAATAGGGGAAAGTGGCCTTGATCCGACCCCAAAAATTGCAATGgccattcatcacataaaacTTTTGTTTTTGACGACATCGGCATTGAAATATATAACTGTATTTTCTCCTCGACGGTATGGTTCACGAGTGTTAAAAAGGGAAAACAGAGgcgaaaacgaaacgaaaacgaaaacgaaaacgaaaacgaaaacgaaaacgaaaacgaaaacgaaaacgaaaacgaaaacgaaaacgaaaacgaaaacgaaaacgaaaacgaaaacgaaaacgaaaacgaaaacgaaaacgaaaacgaaaacgaaaacgaaaacgaaaacgaaaacgaaaacgaaaacgaaaacgaaaacgaaaacgaaaacgaaaacgaaaacgaaaacgaaaacgaaaacgaaaacgaaaacgaaaacgaaaacgaaaacgaaaacgaaaacgaaaacgaaaacgaaaacgaaaacgaaaacgaaaacgaaaacgaaaacgaaaacgaaaacgaaaacgaaaacgaaaacgaaaacgaaaacgaaaacgaaaacgaaaacgaaaacgaaaacgaaaacgaaaacgaaaacgaaaacgaaaacgaaaacgaaaacgaaaacgaaaacgaaaacgaaaacgaaaacgaaaacgaaaacgaaaacgaaaacgaaaacgaaaacgaaaacgaaaacgaaaacgaaaacgaaaacgaaaacgaaaacgaaaacgaaaacgaaaacgaaaacgaaaacgaaaacgaaaacgaaaacgaaaacgaaaacgaaaacgaaaacgaaaacgaaaacgaaaacgaaaacgaaaacgaaaacgaaaacgaaaacgaaaacgaaaacgaaaacgaaaacgaaaacgaaaacgaaaacgaaaacgaaaacgaaaacgaaaacgaaaacgaaaacgaaaaagttttgaaaacggAAGCGTTACGCAGAAGAATcagattttgagcattaatagctcctgaacaactgaacgaaattgtatgataaacacttcattcgaaatataaaatgtctacgcgttatatacatgttacttctcgatccaaaaacatgtttcaatagccttaaaattgctttcaaaaagacgggtgggtaatgtcgggaacataaccggagtgacgtaggactatacaaaggggacagcttttgttaaatatatattttaaatatattgttttattttcttcttctacgtgaatacctacctatctacctgaaaaatggattagtttactgtttactctttatgaatatgttgatggttctgaaaagaacctttgctgttgtgtttttgttatcactcgatattcccatcttgttcgtttaaaccttcctgtttagctattgcgtttgccactcgccacagctttcacagttggaaaatttcttcccatccagcttgtgacatgttgttcagtaaattacatttaatgcgacgtgccggagaaacactttgccactcactgaaactaattgttgccttgatgagcgccgaaccgaagctgctctgttcttgatgcgggttttctgattgtcgtgagcagctttgcaagccaactcgagcactccgacggccgaaactctataatcgctattaggtatactggtgctccggcaccaatccgttcggcctagttacccttgcggagcaatcagtgaatgcgaccaacagggaactggagacctgcacggttcgagtgagactttgcctttcccttaacttgtccttttTTGTTACgttcacgatgccgatgccgtacaaccacacgggtttacggtttgaaagaaaataagatattttttggggtccgcgtgttttatactctagcggtacacactcacaggatagagacaaatcggcagactcagccagaggggcgagtccaacgagacgaacgaatgagcgttaaaagggagcgatggcaaaaaaatacattcattacgatttgttcgctcgttggattcacatgcaggctaaaaagggtccttttcaggatcacaaaattatcttcaatctaaagagtttattgttttgttatcactcgatatccccatcttgttcggctaaaccttcctgtttagcgatttgttgccactcgccacagctttacagttggaaaatttcttcccatccagctttgtacagtaaattacattcaatgcgacgtgccgaagcgccactcagtgtcgcattgaaggcgattttaacctgtaattgaacattgcgatgacagtggtacagtgtcgcctttaaatgtggggtcataatttggatccctatgtttacaaaaatgtccaactaaataagtcgcattacatgtccgtccaattagctaaatgtcgaactaattgtaaattaatgtactttcaatctggaaacaatttaagaattggtgaaaatttaataatcaggaaagtccccaactatcaataagctcagaacaactgccaaattcacatactcatcagatcatggcaaacaaattatgtaaaaatcaatttgtgttttattattattttggataatgttttagaaagcattgaactgtatttcctaaactcttttttggaagggcCATTaacctgaaaagcgccttgttttatggaatggttccaatttagaaaacttcgtggtactcgtggttttgaaaaaaaaaatgagtgggttatatctatgatataaccgcaaggttgacgtggaactaccttagcttagcaatcattcgtttgtattgattaaattcttgattgaatgaaacagtttccaaattcaattgagttcaatatatttgctctgtgagtgaaaaaaattaacaaatgccgtataaagtcaattcatttattgtgattgattgttcttcgttacaagtaaatttaatgacggaccttttacgtttggtatgatgactagaacaaaatatatgtacggaagaattatcaaacgtttgatgaaccagcctaaggctgaaaatctttccaataaagacaaaaaaaaattatcaaacgattattttattttacatttccctctgaagtttacatcccaaaagtgtacatacttctcgaatctcgaatatgcttgaaactgggaagttcattcgcttctagtgtctgcacgattttcccaggttcctaagtttagaagatcatgttaggacagacatattccactctgcacaaaggcaagcgaggacaaaagtactcgcagtttgcatttatttgcagagccgatttccccagaaacctccgttttgaagtctgtgttaggaaaacacatttcaatcggaacaaaaataccctcgatttgtatgaattcgccatgccgatttccccacgctccatggattagaagtctgtgttagggaaacacattccagtcggaacaaaaatacccccgacttgcatgaatttgaaataccgatttctccaggcaccttggtttagaaatctctattagggaacacatttcggtgggaacaaaagctccccctactttcgtgtgttcgtcttcttctttttggctttaagagggtttaaacttttcagttcactcgcctctaggctctttcgtgtgtttgcaatgccgatttcgctgcttggttttaaagtctgtgttagggaacatttttcgatgagaacaaaagtccccgtactttcatgtatttgcaatgccgatttccccaaggctgcttggttttgatggctgtgttagggaaaccgtaaatcgggccaatcaaaacgatgcagttagggcgtttagacaacgcctaatattttacagttattcaattgtttatctaatgaaaaacaacattttgttagttgcgatagatgcgtagaaatattccctctcaagtgatgcaaacatctctcctatccagtacgaaatgttcgagctataagcattcgaaatctttcattttttcctgcatgttctgtgtttaggttttcattttaccctccatatattccggttagacgtagtcccacgtcaaaaaccatttcgaacgccctcgatgccgccttgttctggatttgccaccaaagcagtttgtatgaagaacaaacttttttcttctgctacctgatgccattttgcgattgcgtttgccactcgctgcaactgcctgttgtcttgatgtccaccgaaccgaatgtgttctgttccgaatgcgggttttcttatcgtcgcgagcagctttgccagctaactcgatcacttcggcggccgaaactatataacggcggctaggtggactggtgcactggtactaacgcgctcggcctagctacccttgcggggaactccagatcaacacggttcgagcgggattttgcctttcccttcacttctcCTCCTTTACTATGTCcagttgtgatgcgaaccgatgtggtgtatggtttgaatgagaatgatcgttacggcagcggagcggggatttttaagctgactggctggctcgggaattacgcatgtgtgagactgcgaccaatgtttcgttcatttttttctttttcctttccaatcgtgcttcattctattttgcagctgctctggttgcccgttttggtcggtacgatttgaggagcacaaaatggaccaatcaaaaatgggcacatagggcattttgacaatgcttgatatttcacaattattcaattatttatctcatgaaaaattaaatgttattcgttatgatagatgcatagatatatttcctatcaattgatgcaaaaacctttgcgatctattgagaaatgctcgagttataagcgttccaaatcttgcattttttcctacttgttcagtgcctagatttccatttcaccccctatatcttccggttagacgtagtcctacgtcaaaaaggttattgaaatcaccaatcggtatgtaAGCGAGCGACACTCAGAAATccaccagaagggaatccatcgggaggagagtgatgccactgaaaagtcgaccaagaaagtaccagcatcgaaaattgtttccgtttgatgcatcggagtagccaccacacacacatacacccgcgcaactcttttcgttcggtggttatcgagttagcattaaccactggcgggcattgagcatcgagaagaatccggaaagatgtcatcgttgctgaaatatgatctgccagttccccttggaattggaagctacattcaagcgaaagagtttatgtttaagttttctattcataaaatactgcgaccaaatacattttgttttgtgattttgcaatcaagtgcaattaacagggaagcttctgaagattatccttcctcaccagtagaatattttcgtattcaatattggaaaaaccgaaaatgtttctcatcgcgaaaatcatataatttcccatctattattgctcagtcgctga
Protein-coding sequences here:
- the LOC129761985 gene encoding uncharacterized protein LOC129761985, with translation MSRAEFEELLFYVVELKDKLNHKLDEQCAKINHQGSIINQQGQIVDELCWQLRELSEKVRELRAENRRMKERLDRFCPKCSGCCCDSSTYQNHVVEQYNELTTKLELEGGKCEPPAAATSDSDKSVRINEPKQVQKTNEYAQVAKKHDIDGRGSSKKKWHFGGSTIRKEASVNPKSAASSKTTWYLDEGSIYEPIELSAKPSTRAQLEKISAEVSSVPKPAPRRLYTAAGVDNLAQYFGDGTRSEEEDDGEDVILRPSRVKQFHLEHERGSSKVACSQISDLDQSYLPREEYITAEDIVRFTINSRPVTTAPSTATNSDKPDNRRHAIRSFM